In Rutidosis leptorrhynchoides isolate AG116_Rl617_1_P2 chromosome 2, CSIRO_AGI_Rlap_v1, whole genome shotgun sequence, one genomic interval encodes:
- the LOC139887908 gene encoding endo-1,4-beta-xylanase 5-like: MKRRTWCYVDLSVFFFFLISGFLADAVPYDYSFTNECLETPNNPQYKGGIVVNPELTDGSKGWTSFGNAKLKLQTSQNGNQFVVAHQRNRSFDSVSQKFVLDHNKLYTFSAWVQVSHSNATVVATFKTPTGYYNAGLTIAKSGCWSMLKGGLTVNESGSAQLYFQSENISADIWIDSVSLQPFTREEWNSHHHQSIQKVRKTKVKIQVVNSKGQPLTNKTLTIAQKYAKFPFGCAINKNILNNQAYKNWFLSRFKYTTFENEMKWYANEPQQNHEDYWAADRLLQFAKSNGVSVRGHNVFWEDPKYQPYWVYKLDPKQLAAAVVKRINSVMRRYSGQVIAWDVVNENLHFNFFESKLGATASSKFYKTARALDRSAALFLNDFNSIESPGDHVSSPDSYLWKIKQIRAQGYNGPLSIGLEGHFSQCNIPYMRSAIDKIATSGLPIWLTEVDVHSGPNQATVLEQVLREAHAHPSVNGIILWSAWDPKGCYRMCLTDNNFRNLPTGDVVDKILREFFGAVITATTDSSGFYETSLTHGDYEVTFSDFNSNQPRKYAKAPKMPQYLKVEALGSSEDILHFKIVA, translated from the exons ATGAAGAGGAGAACATGGTGTTATGTGGATTTGAGTGTGTTCTTCTTTTTCTTAATTTCAG GATTCTTAGCAGATGCAGTACCATATGACTATAGTTTTACTAATGAG TGCTTAGAAACACCTAATAATCCTCAATACAAAGGTGGAATAGTCGTTAACCCCGAGCTAACAGACGGATCAAAAGGTTGGACATCTTTTGGCAACGCGAAACTAAAACTGCAAACATCGCAAAATGGAAATCAGTTCGTCGTTGCTCATCAAAGGAACCGATCTTTCGATAGTGTATCTCAGAAGTTTGTATTAGACCATAACAAACTTTACACTTTTTCTG CATGGGTGCAAGTAAGTCATAGTAATGCAACTGTAGTTGCTACGTTTAAAACGCCAACTGGGTACTACAATGCTGGTTTAACAATCGCGAAATCTGGCTGTTGGTCAATGCTTAAAGGCGGCTTAACTGTGAACGAGTCTGGCTCTGCGCAGCTGTATTTTCag AGCGAAAATATATCGGCTGATATATGGATCGATAGCGTTTCATTACAACCTTTTACGCGAGAAGAATGGAATTCTCATCACCATCAAAGCATTCAAAAG GTTAGGAAAACTAAGGTGAAAATTCAGGTAGTTAATAGTAAAGGCCAACCTTTAACAAATAAGACACTAACAATTGCACAAAAGTATGCAAAGTTCCCATTTGGATGTGCAATTAATAAGAACATTCTAAACAATCAAGCCTATAAAAACTGGTTCCTTTCAAGATTTAAGTATACTACATTCGAAAACGAAATGAAATGGTACGCAAATGAACCTCAACAAAATCACGAGGACTACTGGGCAGCCGATCGGTTACTTCAGTTCGCTAAATCAAACGGAGTTTCAGTTAGAGGCCATAACGTGTTCTGGGAGGACCCAAAATATCAACCATACTGGGTATACAAACTTGACCCAAAACAACTAGCAGCAGCAGTCGTAAAGAGAATAAACTCAGTCATGCGAAGATATTCGGGTCAAGTAATTGCGTGGGACGTTGTAAATGAGAATTTGCATTTTAACTTTTTTGAAAGTAAACTTGGCGCAACAGCTTCAtcgaaattttataaaactgctagAGCTCTTGATAGATCTGCTGCTTTGTTCTTGAACGATTTTAATAGTATTGAATCTCCCGGGGACCATGTTTCGTCGCCCGATAGTTACTTATGGAAAATTAAACAGATTCGGGCTCAGGGTTATAACGGGCCGTTATCAATTGGGTTAGAAGGTCACTTCAGTCAATGTAACATACCTTATATGAGATCTGCCATTGATAAAATTGCAACTTCAGGACTGCCTATTTGGTTAACTGAAGTAGATGTTCATTCCGGCCCAAATCAG GCAACAGTATTGGAGCAAGTTTTAAGAGAAGCTCATGCACATCCATCAGTAAATGGGATAATTTTATGGTCAGCTTGGGATCCAAAAGGTTGTTACCGAATGTGTTTAACCGATAACAATTTTCGCAATTTGCCAACTGGTGACGTTGTGGATAAGATACTTCGCGAGTTTTTTGGTGCAGTTATTACAGCCACCACAGACTCTAGCGGTTTTTACGAGACTTCGCTAACTCATGGAGATTATGAAGTTACTTTTTCAGATTTTAATAGTAATCAACCTAGAAAATATGCAAAAGCTCCTAAAATGCCTCAGTATTTGAAGGTTGAAGCATTAGGTTCGTCTGAAGACATCTTGCACTTCAAAATAGTagcttga
- the LOC139887909 gene encoding uncharacterized protein, protein MSNMIKVSVTIFITIAIITTLTFTSIEENNSNESSSMVVKPFSTRPNRFLIKTKNSRQAADHCKKDDEICYILEGKNSTCCNNKCMDLSEDKHNCGVCKNKCKFTSSCCGGECVNLAYDKRNCGSCGNKCMPGAILNDNAHIAVKLVALFAVFVCMFISKRKHEPAHYMLKIETFSLLLEAQTFRIESDIFEASGHKWRLDLYPNGNDDENEGKHIALHAVICDTENLPKGWEVCVDVCFFVYDHIRQNYVTFQDADGNRTRFHERKKQWGFNELISLKLFMESGNGYLFNDSCVFGVEVIAVPAFTQADRCLLMTKPPANMNKHTWKIEKFSAVTEQILYSEVFKIGKVKWKLSLYPKGLNAGKETDNWFCNSDDDWGFSSFMTLSELNDTANGFLLNDNLIVEVEFSVMGTLKNFI, encoded by the exons ATGTCGAACATGATTAAAGTCAGTGTCACTATCTTCATTACCATCGCCATAATCACTACTCTAACGTTTACCTCCATCGAAGAAAACAATTCGAACGAATCATCATCCATGGTGGTGAAACCATTTTCAACGAGACCAAATCGTTTTCTAATCAAGACCAAAAACTCTCGACAAGCAGCAGACCACTGCAAAAAAGACGACGAGATTTGCTACATTTTAGAAGGGAAAAACTCGACTTGTTGTAATAACAAGTGTATGGATTTGAGCGAGGATAAACACAACTGTGGAGTGTGCAAGAATAAGTGCAAGTTTACGAGCTCGTGTTGTGGTGGTGAGTGTGTCAACTTGGCTTATGACAAGAGGAACTGTGGGTCTTGTGGGAACAAGTGCATGCCTGGTG CTATACTA AATGATAATGCCCATATTGCTGTTAAGCTTGTTGCATTATTTgcagtttttgtgt gtatgtttatatcaaaaagaaAACATGAACCAGCACACTATATGCTCAAGATCGAGACGTTCTCCCTTCTTCTCGAAGCTCAAACGTTCAGGATTGAATCGGATATTTTCGAAGCCAGTGGTCATAAATG GAGACTAGATTTGTATCCAAATGGAAACGATGATGAAAACGAGGGAAAGCACATCGCGTTGCATGCGGTAATATGCGACACTGAAAATTTACCCAAAGGGTGGGAGGTTTGCGTTGATGTATGTTTTTTTGTTTATGATCATATACGTCAAAATTACGTTACTTTTCAAG ATGCTGATGGAAACAGAACAAGGTTTCATGAGAGGAAGAAACAATGGGGTTTTAACGAACTAATATCATTAAAGTTATTTATGGAAAGTGGAAACGGGTACTTATTCAATGATTCATGCGTGTTTGGAGTCGAGGTTATTGCAGTTCCGGCATTTACGCAAGCAGATCGATGCCTGTTGATGACAAAACCTCCGGCAAATATGAATAAACACACCTGGAAAATCGAGAAGTTCTCAGCTGTAACAGAACAAATTTTGTATTCAGAAGTGTTCAAAATTGGCAAAGTCAAGTG GAAGCTATCGCTTTATCCCAAAGGACTTAACGCTGGGAAAG AAACTGATAACTGGTTCTGCAATTCGGATGATGATTGGGGTTTTTCGTCTTTTATGACACTGAGTGAACTCAATGACACAGCTAATGGCTTCTTGTTGAATGATAATCTTATTGTTGAAGTCGAGTTTTCAGTGATGGGTACGCTAAAAAACTTCATTTGA